A single Pedobacter sp. PACM 27299 DNA region contains:
- a CDS encoding DUF2931 family protein, with amino-acid sequence MSFKTILSAILVAIFALIGMFCTQNADLNLAYAAFCCSAYVILIALLYFHFNTIRRKLNLLHQPNIFFELAYGFVFYLAFLMFFPVLLFIATIGDEYEHRLYADLGNAIVEMFPLLLILSIFLTVFSSIIFVWAIKSYKRLVPVLIGYVILMPIIESVASTGRDLKKSKQAAEDIAYNLKNGVYEWHAAMSNPAAYPVQLYKGVFSFPKREPYEFTFNEGNTVNYEAKWGDDGNETSKQKTVLPNGLDLTWYSFAEDTFYRLNTPIDQEMLKLLFSKPYLEKRASRNFEEKYDAIIMGFAPGGVVVVWAGSTGRRQLEIGHYQARKVRITEPVSKEERLDYNDVFNPEWRIKVLTDSSIIPLKIQRLTKDKPIPYGYWDTLRTTYNWKPTFVISPEIKVHDADFSFYNAERYVFFDDSLLQNTIEKRGVPEEVYLKWYDENGNRCAVDFEFDEEKTFKQFDDFFNRQKNSSAAVEFNIDHKAKTATATLKNGKNQLLLLETKIIAYGKNY; translated from the coding sequence ATGAGTTTCAAAACGATCCTATCCGCTATTCTAGTGGCCATATTTGCTTTAATTGGTATGTTCTGTACGCAAAATGCAGATTTAAACTTGGCGTATGCAGCATTCTGCTGTTCAGCCTACGTAATTTTAATTGCACTGCTCTATTTTCATTTTAATACCATTCGTAGAAAGCTAAACCTGCTCCATCAGCCCAACATATTCTTTGAGCTTGCTTATGGATTTGTATTCTACCTCGCTTTTTTAATGTTCTTTCCCGTCTTACTTTTCATAGCTACAATCGGTGATGAGTATGAACATCGGCTGTATGCCGATTTAGGCAATGCCATCGTTGAAATGTTTCCATTGCTTTTAATTCTGAGTATTTTTCTAACGGTTTTTAGCAGTATCATTTTCGTATGGGCCATAAAATCATACAAAAGATTAGTGCCGGTTCTTATCGGTTATGTCATTTTGATGCCAATTATAGAAAGTGTTGCTTCTACAGGTCGGGATCTTAAAAAATCGAAGCAAGCGGCAGAAGATATAGCTTATAACCTTAAAAATGGGGTCTATGAATGGCATGCAGCGATGAGTAACCCCGCGGCTTACCCTGTTCAATTGTACAAAGGGGTTTTTTCTTTTCCAAAAAGGGAACCCTATGAATTTACTTTTAACGAGGGTAATACGGTTAATTACGAAGCAAAATGGGGCGATGATGGAAATGAGACCAGTAAGCAAAAGACCGTATTGCCCAATGGTCTGGATCTTACCTGGTATTCTTTTGCTGAAGACACTTTTTATCGGCTAAATACGCCTATAGATCAAGAAATGCTAAAGTTACTTTTCAGCAAACCTTATCTGGAAAAGAGAGCTAGCCGCAATTTTGAGGAAAAGTATGACGCGATCATTATGGGCTTTGCACCAGGTGGGGTAGTGGTGGTTTGGGCGGGCAGCACTGGTCGCCGTCAGCTAGAAATTGGCCATTATCAAGCTCGAAAAGTAAGGATAACTGAACCTGTTTCTAAGGAGGAGCGCCTGGATTATAATGATGTTTTTAATCCGGAATGGAGAATCAAGGTGTTAACTGATAGTTCCATTATACCTTTAAAGATACAGCGATTGACAAAAGATAAGCCCATTCCTTATGGCTATTGGGATACACTGCGAACAACTTACAATTGGAAACCTACATTCGTGATTTCTCCTGAAATAAAGGTTCATGATGCTGATTTTAGTTTTTACAATGCCGAACGCTATGTGTTTTTTGATGACAGTCTGCTACAGAACACGATAGAAAAACGGGGTGTTCCAGAAGAGGTATACCTCAAATGGTACGATGAAAATGGGAACAGATGCGCTGTGGATTTTGAATTTGATGAAGAGAAAACCTTTAAGCAATTTGATGACTTTTTTAACCGTCAAAAAAATAGCAGTGCAGCAGTAGAATTTAATATCGACCATAAAGCCAAAACGGCAACTGCAACGCTAAAAAACGGAAAGAACCAGCTCTTGCTTTTAGAAACTAAAATCATAGCGTATGGTAAAAATTACTAG
- a CDS encoding carboxylesterase/lipase family protein — MKQHFNFFTIVFLLALCSSLCFSIAGFCQNKLIVKTKNGYVKGRLEDRSLVFKGLPYAAAPVGSLRFKPPQAAKSWRDTLNCLEFGPIAAQFGTALSPLKGDEDCLRLNIYKPDITTKKKLPVVVWIHGGAMTGGSGMFQNGHAFSDRDSIITITINYRLGVFGFLYLGDIDPKLKTSGNNGLQDCIMALQWIKENISAFGGDVSRITVMGESAGAKLASTLLVSPKAKGKFQQLILESGSVQCIRDSVTAKEIRKRLLTILNIEDPSQLLNLPAEALIKAQALVCNGAAGTNYFGPVEDGMVIKGDPYEVISEQSDQQVKLLIGTNKEESVMFMEMDKRLYHPAPEVLSAWFGKNSPLVLTAYQDAIKVGSADSIKIHILTQYMYQMHSYRLAEALAKARREVWMYRFDYDQDGSPASHAKELSFIWSLDADKPDKGLDGRQKLTYQMHSAWVNFIKSGSPGQINEHDWLPYQFDHKNVMRFDAISRPVLFETIFNDENYPSAGFILDN; from the coding sequence ATGAAGCAGCATTTCAACTTTTTTACCATTGTATTTCTCCTTGCATTATGCAGTTCTTTGTGTTTTTCCATAGCGGGATTTTGTCAGAATAAACTCATTGTTAAAACAAAAAATGGCTATGTAAAAGGACGTTTAGAAGACCGTTCCCTGGTATTTAAAGGGCTGCCTTACGCTGCAGCACCTGTTGGATCTTTACGTTTCAAACCGCCGCAGGCAGCGAAATCTTGGAGGGATACTTTAAATTGCCTGGAATTTGGGCCAATTGCGGCACAATTTGGAACCGCTCTTTCCCCCCTAAAAGGCGATGAAGATTGCCTTCGATTGAATATCTACAAACCCGACATTACTACAAAAAAGAAGCTGCCGGTAGTGGTTTGGATCCATGGAGGTGCGATGACAGGCGGTTCAGGTATGTTCCAGAACGGTCATGCCTTTTCGGATAGAGACAGTATCATTACGATCACCATTAACTACAGACTAGGGGTATTTGGCTTTCTATATCTGGGCGATATTGATCCGAAGCTAAAAACCTCGGGTAATAATGGTTTGCAGGACTGTATCATGGCACTTCAATGGATCAAAGAAAATATCTCTGCATTTGGTGGTGATGTTTCGCGTATTACCGTAATGGGGGAGTCTGCCGGTGCAAAATTAGCCAGCACACTTTTGGTATCTCCTAAGGCTAAAGGTAAATTCCAGCAGCTGATTCTGGAAAGCGGAAGTGTACAATGCATCCGTGATTCTGTGACCGCTAAAGAAATCCGGAAAAGGTTATTGACTATCTTAAATATTGAGGATCCATCTCAATTGTTAAACCTGCCAGCCGAAGCGTTAATTAAAGCACAGGCTTTAGTTTGCAATGGTGCTGCGGGAACTAATTATTTTGGTCCTGTTGAGGATGGTATGGTCATCAAAGGTGATCCATACGAAGTGATCAGCGAGCAGTCAGATCAGCAGGTCAAACTATTGATTGGGACGAATAAAGAGGAGAGTGTGATGTTTATGGAGATGGATAAGCGTCTTTACCATCCCGCTCCCGAAGTTTTAAGTGCCTGGTTTGGCAAAAACTCTCCTTTAGTGCTGACTGCTTATCAGGATGCAATTAAAGTGGGCTCGGCCGACTCTATAAAGATTCACATCCTGACCCAATACATGTATCAGATGCATTCTTACCGTCTGGCAGAGGCGCTGGCTAAAGCTCGCCGAGAAGTCTGGATGTATCGTTTTGACTATGATCAGGATGGTTCGCCAGCATCACATGCCAAGGAGTTGTCTTTTATCTGGTCTTTAGATGCTGATAAACCTGATAAAGGTTTGGATGGCCGTCAAAAATTAACTTATCAGATGCACAGCGCCTGGGTGAACTTTATAAAATCGGGCTCTCCAGGACAGATTAATGAGCATGACTGGCTCCCTTATCAATTCGATCATAAAAATGTGATGCGGTTTGATGCGATCTCTAGGCCAGTCTTATTTGAAACTATTTTTAATGACGAGAATTATCCAAGTGCTGGATTTATACTCGATAACTGA
- a CDS encoding RidA family protein, which translates to MKHFILFALLLISSHSFSQEKSIKKEKWHWNNASKQDTVAGYAQVLKVDNILYISGAVTNDISPEGIMSVYNALKASLSSYGATFENVVKENLYTTDIEAVKKYNYARKKFYNKDFPAATWVQIARLYMPESKLEIELIAHLPK; encoded by the coding sequence ATGAAACACTTTATCCTATTCGCTTTGCTCTTGATTTCTTCTCATAGTTTTTCACAAGAGAAAAGTATTAAAAAAGAAAAATGGCATTGGAACAATGCCTCTAAACAAGATACTGTTGCAGGTTATGCTCAGGTTTTAAAAGTTGACAATATCCTTTACATTTCTGGCGCTGTGACAAATGACATCAGTCCTGAAGGCATTATGTCTGTTTATAACGCTTTAAAGGCTTCACTATCCAGTTATGGTGCCACCTTTGAAAATGTGGTTAAAGAAAATTTATATACAACAGATATTGAGGCGGTGAAAAAGTATAATTATGCGCGTAAGAAATTTTATAACAAGGACTTTCCAGCAGCCACATGGGTGCAAATAGCGCGACTATATATGCCGGAATCTAAGTTAGAGATTGAATTGATTGCACATTTGCCTAAATAA
- a CDS encoding helix-turn-helix domain-containing protein — MTKIKRITPTDFRGQFMSEMSTDFAVLKTAIQIHDIAKTSSFIKVPTPLHRPEYNFIVHITKGSAKQQVDANLVSIKAHEILFVRQGNVTSLKEVSPDAAGHIILFEDQTLNQLLSKQELIKLFSANIVIHLQEESSTWLASLFELLNIEIYYPNPNLGICYSLLQADLQKIFSSSKELSKSISRSAEITFSFKELVYKNYLQHQSILFYASALAVSENYLHRCIKETIGESPKEWINKVSILQSQLLLQDMTKSISEIAFELNYGDPSYFGRLFKKITGVTPSEYRIAFMQDLSE, encoded by the coding sequence GTGACTAAAATAAAAAGAATCACCCCAACAGATTTCAGGGGACAGTTTATGTCAGAGATGTCAACTGATTTTGCGGTTTTGAAGACGGCTATTCAGATCCATGATATCGCAAAAACATCTAGTTTTATTAAAGTGCCTACGCCTTTGCATAGGCCGGAATACAATTTCATCGTTCATATTACCAAGGGGAGTGCAAAACAGCAGGTAGATGCAAACTTAGTCTCCATTAAAGCGCATGAAATTTTGTTTGTCAGGCAAGGCAATGTAACTTCATTAAAAGAGGTGAGTCCGGATGCCGCTGGGCATATCATTTTGTTTGAAGATCAGACACTGAATCAACTCTTATCAAAGCAGGAACTCATTAAGCTCTTTTCTGCTAATATCGTTATTCACTTACAGGAGGAGAGCAGTACCTGGCTAGCCTCTTTATTTGAACTTTTGAATATTGAAATTTACTACCCAAATCCAAACCTTGGGATCTGTTATTCGCTGCTGCAGGCGGATTTACAGAAAATCTTCAGCTCAAGTAAAGAACTGAGTAAAAGTATAAGCCGGAGTGCCGAAATCACTTTTAGTTTTAAGGAACTGGTTTATAAAAACTACCTACAGCATCAATCGATTTTATTCTATGCCTCAGCGCTAGCTGTTTCAGAAAACTATCTCCATAGGTGTATCAAGGAAACTATCGGGGAGAGTCCAAAGGAATGGATCAATAAAGTGAGTATCCTGCAAAGTCAGTTGCTTTTACAAGATATGACTAAGAGCATCTCAGAAATAGCTTTTGAGCTGAATTATGGGGATCCCAGTTATTTTGGACGGCTCTTTAAAAAGATAACAGGCGTAACTCCTTCGGAGTACCGAATTGCCTTTATGCAGGATTTGTCCGAGTAA
- a CDS encoding DUF6268 family outer membrane beta-barrel protein gives MKTLIAVRNSGIRSHLQTKDYCRYQGLTKWSCLCIAILTLLYSSKSFGQIIQDVGGAAVTIHAKTSFKDLPLESAFSGNKFQLSTYDAWLPIPPFKIGRTSIFSNLNYRLMDFSYDHNSVDDPNQLKSIQEIKSVIIIRHPISSKWSVLGIGMPTLAADFKKPVSFDDLILDGILGLSKKFGAESNLEIGFGVHVLHSFGETLITPGISIDYRSTSNKWLAQFYWPRLNVLYNVSENTQVGLAGSIDWTRFNLKNYSGYNGKEVDYAQFSSIHGGLQVHQRLIGAIWIQAQAGMGLLNRYELFDMKQKTVNDFSISNMAYGKAGLTYRMGRRN, from the coding sequence ATGAAAACGTTAATTGCTGTTAGAAATTCGGGTATCAGGAGTCATCTCCAAACCAAAGATTATTGTAGGTACCAGGGACTGACCAAATGGTCATGTCTTTGTATCGCCATTTTAACGCTCCTTTATTCAAGTAAAAGTTTCGGCCAGATTATTCAGGATGTAGGTGGTGCTGCAGTCACTATTCATGCTAAAACTAGCTTTAAAGATTTACCCTTAGAAAGTGCTTTCTCAGGCAATAAGTTTCAATTGAGTACTTATGATGCCTGGCTACCTATTCCTCCTTTCAAAATTGGTAGGACGAGTATTTTCAGTAACCTGAATTATCGTTTGATGGATTTCAGTTATGACCATAACAGCGTAGATGATCCAAACCAGCTGAAGAGCATTCAGGAGATAAAATCAGTAATTATTATCAGACATCCTATTTCGAGTAAGTGGTCTGTTTTGGGTATAGGGATGCCAACGCTTGCGGCGGATTTTAAAAAGCCAGTTTCCTTTGATGATTTGATCCTGGACGGAATACTCGGCTTATCTAAAAAGTTCGGTGCTGAATCGAATCTAGAAATTGGATTTGGGGTTCATGTACTGCATTCTTTTGGAGAGACTTTGATCACTCCTGGGATTTCAATTGATTATCGAAGTACCAGCAATAAGTGGTTAGCGCAGTTTTATTGGCCGAGATTGAATGTCCTTTATAATGTGAGCGAAAATACCCAGGTTGGATTGGCTGGTTCAATAGACTGGACCCGTTTTAATCTGAAAAATTATAGCGGTTATAATGGTAAGGAAGTCGATTATGCTCAGTTTTCCAGCATTCATGGCGGTTTGCAGGTCCATCAACGTTTGATAGGTGCGATCTGGATTCAGGCACAGGCAGGAATGGGACTGCTGAATCGTTATGAATTGTTTGATATGAAACAAAAAACGGTGAATGATTTCTCTATTTCGAATATGGCTTATGGAAAAGCGGGATTGACTTATCGTATGGGTAGGAGGAACTAG
- a CDS encoding NmrA family NAD(P)-binding protein yields the protein MNRSKIKPTIVVFGCTGTVGAEVMRQLSSADCRARGVLRNPERAYPVQIDKGQSNVSYLSADLNSVKELKKACFGGDGLFLLTATSPDQVVHEINIIDAARQSGIKRIVKLSAPVVQLPAKVEVSEWHRKIDDYISGNIADYCCLRPHSFMQNWERNTFTIRYFSKIYGALGNAPRNYIDCRDVASVAVNYLLASDALKDRSVVLAGPEAITNMEMAAKLSRVTGREIEYLDIKPEELLSQFINKAKLPEWLATHLVELDDLAIKVPEPEQDTITNLILRRPGIMDEYLQEKRHLFTRKPLWKLLF from the coding sequence ATGAATAGGAGTAAGATTAAACCAACCATAGTAGTTTTTGGATGCACTGGAACTGTTGGTGCCGAAGTAATGCGGCAACTGAGTAGTGCTGATTGTCGGGCAAGAGGAGTGCTGAGGAACCCTGAACGTGCATATCCAGTTCAGATTGATAAAGGCCAATCGAATGTCAGCTATTTAAGTGCGGACCTAAATTCAGTCAAGGAGCTGAAAAAGGCTTGTTTTGGAGGAGATGGATTGTTTCTTTTAACGGCAACTTCTCCAGATCAGGTGGTACATGAAATCAATATTATTGACGCGGCCAGACAAAGCGGTATAAAAAGGATCGTCAAGTTGTCTGCTCCGGTGGTTCAGTTGCCAGCGAAGGTTGAGGTGAGTGAATGGCATCGTAAAATTGACGATTATATTTCAGGAAATATAGCGGATTATTGTTGCCTGAGACCTCATTCCTTTATGCAGAATTGGGAGCGAAATACTTTTACCATCCGGTATTTTAGTAAGATATATGGTGCATTAGGGAATGCTCCAAGAAATTATATTGACTGTCGGGATGTAGCAAGCGTAGCTGTAAATTATTTATTAGCAAGTGATGCATTAAAAGATCGGTCGGTTGTCTTGGCGGGGCCTGAGGCCATTACGAATATGGAAATGGCAGCGAAGTTATCAAGGGTAACAGGGCGTGAAATTGAATATCTGGACATTAAGCCTGAAGAGTTGCTGAGTCAATTCATCAACAAAGCGAAATTACCAGAATGGCTGGCCACTCATCTTGTAGAACTTGATGATTTGGCCATTAAAGTTCCCGAACCGGAGCAGGATACAATTACCAACTTAATTCTGAGGAGACCAGGTATCATGGATGAATACTTGCAGGAAAAACGGCATCTTTTTACCAGAAAGCCGCTTTGGAAGCTGCTGTTCTAA
- a CDS encoding cytochrome c3 family protein: MGRRRYFLIFCILAIFVFAAVQCTQVESKSNDSRGPAYAGSATCVSCHKDLTKSALHNSHFNASKMLTKPNSADSLHIPDGEFIFNEKTKMLVKNRPDGLYQTAMINGVDRKTEHTAMVFGAGHKAYTFAFWYGNQLMQMPLNYLTQEQQWVNSPGFPAEQIYFGRTIDLRCLECHGSFAEKKPVQSTGFSVQEEYVKNSLIAGIDCERCHGPAAQHVNFHQENPEVKTAKFMVNYKQLALTQRVDACGICHSGVGIQSLSSMFSFKPGDTLKTLPEYSVYRGEDPDVHGKQKQLLEASLCYKIGKAECVTCHDVHDNNKPSPAIYSAKCISCHQDVKHDALKEKNKAILAKNCIDCHMPIKESHAIAFQLSNSKEKIPYKLRTHRIAIYKDLVKAK, from the coding sequence ATGGGCCGGAGACGCTACTTTCTGATTTTTTGTATTCTGGCAATTTTTGTATTTGCAGCTGTGCAATGCACACAGGTAGAAAGTAAAAGTAACGACAGTAGGGGGCCGGCCTATGCGGGAAGTGCTACCTGTGTCAGCTGTCATAAAGACCTTACAAAGTCAGCACTCCACAATTCCCATTTTAATGCTTCAAAAATGCTGACTAAGCCTAATTCTGCCGACAGCCTGCATATTCCTGATGGGGAGTTTATTTTTAATGAAAAGACTAAAATGTTGGTAAAAAACCGACCTGATGGTCTTTATCAGACTGCTATGATCAATGGAGTTGATCGAAAAACGGAACATACAGCTATGGTTTTTGGTGCAGGACACAAGGCGTATACTTTTGCCTTTTGGTATGGCAATCAGCTGATGCAAATGCCATTGAACTATCTGACGCAAGAGCAGCAATGGGTAAACAGTCCGGGTTTTCCTGCGGAACAGATTTATTTTGGCAGAACAATCGATCTGCGTTGTTTAGAGTGCCATGGTTCTTTCGCGGAGAAAAAGCCAGTCCAGAGTACTGGTTTTTCAGTTCAGGAAGAATATGTTAAAAATTCCCTCATTGCTGGGATAGATTGTGAGCGCTGCCATGGTCCTGCGGCCCAGCATGTCAACTTTCATCAGGAAAACCCGGAAGTGAAAACGGCCAAATTTATGGTGAATTATAAGCAACTGGCATTAACACAAAGGGTAGATGCATGTGGGATATGCCATTCGGGCGTAGGCATTCAATCGCTGAGTTCTATGTTTAGTTTTAAGCCTGGGGATACGTTAAAAACCTTACCTGAATATAGTGTTTATCGAGGTGAAGATCCTGATGTACACGGCAAACAAAAGCAATTGCTGGAGGCGAGTTTATGTTATAAAATTGGTAAGGCAGAATGTGTGACCTGTCACGATGTACATGATAATAATAAACCTAGTCCGGCAATTTATTCTGCTAAATGCATCAGTTGTCACCAGGATGTGAAGCATGATGCCTTGAAAGAGAAGAATAAGGCAATACTCGCAAAGAACTGTATTGACTGTCACATGCCGATTAAAGAATCTCATGCTATTGCTTTTCAGCTGAGCAACAGTAAAGAAAAGATACCTTATAAGTTACGTACGCATCGTATTGCGATTTACAAAGATTTGGTAAAGGCCAAATGA
- a CDS encoding alpha/beta hydrolase-fold protein: MKKLILSVFTAFFSLCALAQKDNRVTIGTIDSIQSKILNEQRKIWVHVPSSWTPDSKQRYPVLYLLDGEDHFYSVVGIIQHLSQGIGNTICPEMMVVGIPNTDRIRDLTPTHVNPAPPYTDSLMLKTTGGGERFVSFIEKELIPHIDSLYPTQPYKILNGHSFGGLTVMNVAINHTKLFNSYISIDPSMWWDEMNLLKTTKNVLREKDFSGTAVYLGIANTLREGMDISTVRSDTTKRTRHIRSILNLDQYIKEEKQNGLRYESKYYGNEDHGSIPLIVTYDALRFIFDKYRFNPARKNLTDPTIDLIKHYQEVSKMLGYQVTPPEDVTNELGSDFLKQKQYAKAEEIFKINVTNYPESDLVYDSYGDYFLAMGNKSKALEYFKKSLSIKETPMVRKKINTLLSRK, from the coding sequence ATGAAAAAATTAATACTTTCCGTTTTTACTGCTTTTTTCTCCCTGTGTGCCCTGGCTCAAAAGGACAATAGGGTAACCATTGGAACAATAGACAGCATTCAATCGAAAATTCTGAATGAACAAAGAAAAATCTGGGTTCATGTACCAAGTAGCTGGACCCCTGATTCTAAACAACGATACCCAGTATTGTATTTATTGGATGGTGAGGACCATTTTTATTCAGTAGTAGGTATAATTCAGCACCTCAGTCAGGGAATAGGTAATACCATTTGTCCAGAAATGATGGTAGTTGGCATCCCAAATACGGATAGAATCAGAGACCTGACACCCACACATGTAAATCCTGCTCCCCCCTATACCGACAGTTTAATGTTGAAGACGACTGGGGGTGGCGAACGATTTGTTTCATTTATTGAAAAGGAATTGATACCACATATTGATTCCTTATACCCTACACAACCTTACAAAATATTAAATGGACATTCATTTGGAGGCTTAACAGTAATGAATGTAGCAATAAACCATACCAAACTGTTCAATTCGTACATATCTATAGACCCAAGCATGTGGTGGGATGAAATGAATTTGTTAAAGACCACTAAGAACGTGCTAAGAGAAAAGGATTTTTCCGGAACCGCAGTGTATTTAGGAATTGCAAATACCTTGAGAGAAGGCATGGATATCAGCACCGTCCGAAGCGACACCACTAAACGAACCAGGCACATTCGTTCAATTCTTAATTTAGACCAATATATAAAAGAGGAAAAACAAAACGGGTTAAGATATGAAAGTAAATATTACGGCAATGAAGACCACGGTTCCATCCCACTAATCGTGACATATGATGCTTTGCGTTTCATCTTCGACAAGTATCGTTTTAATCCTGCTCGCAAAAACCTGACAGACCCGACGATAGACTTGATTAAACATTATCAGGAAGTATCAAAGATGTTGGGCTATCAGGTTACCCCACCTGAAGATGTGACAAACGAACTTGGCTCTGATTTTTTGAAGCAAAAACAATATGCCAAAGCTGAAGAAATATTTAAAATAAATGTGACCAATTATCCTGAAAGTGATCTGGTCTATGATTCCTACGGCGACTATTTTCTGGCAATGGGCAATAAATCAAAAGCGCTTGAATATTTCAAAAAGTCTTTGTCCATAAAAGAGACTCCAATGGTTAGGAAAAAAATAAACACCTTATTGTCAAGGAAATAA
- a CDS encoding RNA polymerase sigma factor gives MANYSTYTDNELIALWKEGNDAVFREIYLRYDKLLYLYAYKKLRNREESKDVVQDSFTWLLNHRNEIQLSSSLSGYLYKTVLHQILDIFKHKGIIKRYVESGEYYIELDSPEADYLIREKDIATLIENEIAAMPPKMREIYTLKKREFLSTKEIAGQLGLSVHTVSTQLKRALKHLKVKLGTIVFVLWILS, from the coding sequence ATGGCCAATTATAGCACCTATACTGATAACGAGTTGATTGCTTTATGGAAAGAAGGTAATGATGCCGTTTTTAGAGAAATTTATCTGCGATATGATAAGCTGCTTTACTTATATGCCTATAAAAAGCTCAGAAACAGAGAAGAGTCTAAAGATGTGGTACAGGATTCTTTTACCTGGCTCTTAAATCACCGCAATGAGATTCAGCTTAGCTCTAGCTTATCCGGATATCTTTATAAAACGGTCCTTCATCAAATTCTGGATATCTTTAAACATAAGGGTATCATTAAAAGATATGTCGAAAGTGGGGAATATTATATTGAACTCGATTCTCCGGAAGCAGATTACCTGATTCGGGAAAAAGATATCGCTACTTTAATAGAGAACGAAATTGCAGCCATGCCTCCTAAGATGAGGGAGATCTATACGCTGAAAAAAAGAGAGTTTTTAAGTACCAAAGAAATTGCGGGACAATTAGGCCTCTCCGTACATACTGTATCCACCCAACTTAAACGCGCACTCAAGCACCTTAAGGTGAAATTGGGAACTATAGTATTCGTTCTATGGATTCTTTCCTGA
- a CDS encoding FecR family protein: MKKDIKKVLDKVSSGNASPEEETMARLWLHQLHQNDEAALSEAELNEVSDEMWASLEKNRKQSSPRTGKLWPYISAAASLVLVAGMALYFYKYQSSAPVKAPQQYSNDVPAGSNKAYLTLTNGKKILLSTAANGMLAEEGGIKITKTADGQLVYTIADEGKKTTGKYNRIETPIGGQYELQLPDGTRVWLNAASSLKYPASFYGLSQRSVELIGEAYFEVAKDKTKPFVVKSKGQEVEVLGTHFDVNAYPDEQSIKTTLIEGSVKLNGQLTLKPGEQSVLRDGKFNVKEVNAVDAADWKNGEFVFTNESLTSILKKAARWYGVDIVYTNDLIIVPTFSGSVSRSENISSVLNMLEETSNVRFSIAGKQIRVTTK, from the coding sequence ATGAAGAAAGACATAAAAAAAGTATTGGATAAGGTAAGTTCAGGGAATGCTAGTCCTGAAGAAGAAACTATGGCCAGACTTTGGCTGCATCAACTCCACCAGAATGATGAAGCCGCACTTTCAGAAGCAGAACTTAATGAGGTCAGCGACGAGATGTGGGCATCGCTGGAAAAGAACAGAAAACAATCCTCGCCTAGAACCGGAAAGTTATGGCCTTATATTTCGGCTGCAGCGTCGCTGGTATTGGTGGCGGGTATGGCTTTATATTTTTATAAATACCAGTCATCTGCTCCTGTAAAGGCTCCTCAACAATATTCAAATGATGTACCCGCAGGGAGCAACAAAGCGTACCTCACCTTAACCAACGGAAAGAAAATTCTGCTGAGCACTGCGGCTAACGGAATGCTTGCAGAGGAGGGAGGGATAAAGATTACGAAAACTGCGGATGGGCAACTGGTGTATACCATTGCTGATGAGGGAAAGAAAACAACCGGAAAATACAACCGCATCGAAACACCCATTGGAGGTCAATATGAACTGCAATTGCCGGATGGCACCAGGGTCTGGCTAAATGCAGCCTCTTCCTTAAAATATCCGGCCTCCTTTTATGGACTAAGTCAGCGGAGCGTAGAATTGATTGGAGAAGCATACTTCGAAGTAGCAAAAGATAAAACGAAGCCATTCGTGGTGAAAAGTAAAGGTCAGGAAGTGGAAGTTTTGGGAACCCATTTCGATGTGAATGCCTATCCGGATGAGCAGAGCATCAAGACTACCCTGATAGAAGGCTCTGTGAAATTAAACGGTCAGCTTACTTTAAAACCTGGTGAGCAATCGGTGCTGAGGGATGGAAAATTCAATGTGAAAGAGGTGAATGCAGTTGATGCTGCCGACTGGAAAAATGGCGAATTTGTATTCACGAATGAATCTTTAACCAGTATTCTGAAGAAAGCTGCCCGCTGGTATGGTGTCGATATTGTCTATACAAACGACCTCATCATAGTACCTACATTTTCGGGTTCTGTTTCCCGTTCTGAAAATATTTCCAGTGTTTTAAATATGTTAGAAGAAACCAGTAATGTCCGCTTTTCCATAGCTGGAAAACAAATACGCGTAACTACCAAATAA